The Noviherbaspirillum saxi genome includes a window with the following:
- the ahcY gene encoding adenosylhomocysteinase — translation MSAVISNTTSQDFFVADLSLADWGRKEIKIAETEMPGLMAIREEFAAAQPLKGALITGSLHMTIQTAVLIQTLEALGARVRWASCNIYSTQDHAAAAIAANGTPVFAFKGENLDEYWDFTHRIFEWPNGEYSNMILDDGGDATLLLHLGTRAEKDISVLDKPDSEEAVCLFNSIKKKLATDPTWYSARLAKIQGVTEETTTGVHRLYQMHKEGKLAFPAINVNDSVTKSKFDNLYGCRESLVDGIKRATDVMVAGKVAVVAGYGDVGKGSAQALRALSAQVWVTEIDPICALQAAMEGYRVVTMDYAAEHGDIFVTATGNYHVITHEHMKKMKDQAIVCNIGHFDNEIEVAALKQYTWENIKPQVDHVIFPDGKRIILLAEGRLVNLGCGTGHPSYVMSSSFANQTIAQIELFTNTAAYPVGVYTLPKHLDEKVARLQLKKLNAQLTVLTDEQANYIGVKQTGPYKPDHYRY, via the coding sequence ATGAGCGCCGTTATCTCGAATACCACTTCCCAGGATTTTTTTGTTGCCGATCTCAGCCTTGCCGACTGGGGCCGCAAGGAAATCAAGATTGCCGAAACGGAAATGCCCGGCCTGATGGCCATCCGTGAGGAATTCGCCGCCGCGCAGCCGCTCAAGGGTGCGCTGATCACCGGCTCGCTCCACATGACGATCCAGACCGCGGTATTGATCCAGACGCTGGAAGCGCTGGGCGCACGCGTGCGTTGGGCATCGTGCAACATCTATTCGACCCAGGACCATGCAGCCGCCGCGATTGCCGCCAACGGCACGCCGGTGTTCGCATTCAAGGGCGAAAACCTGGACGAATACTGGGACTTCACCCATCGCATCTTCGAATGGCCGAACGGCGAATATTCGAACATGATTCTCGATGATGGCGGCGATGCGACGCTGTTGCTGCACTTGGGCACCCGTGCTGAAAAAGACATCAGCGTGCTCGACAAGCCGGATTCGGAAGAAGCGGTTTGCCTGTTCAATTCGATCAAGAAAAAGCTGGCGACCGACCCGACCTGGTATTCCGCCCGCCTGGCGAAAATCCAGGGTGTGACCGAAGAAACCACCACCGGCGTGCACCGCCTGTATCAGATGCACAAGGAAGGCAAGCTGGCTTTCCCCGCGATCAACGTCAATGACTCGGTCACCAAGTCGAAATTCGACAACCTGTACGGCTGCCGCGAATCGCTGGTCGACGGCATCAAGCGCGCAACCGACGTCATGGTTGCCGGCAAGGTCGCCGTGGTCGCAGGCTATGGCGATGTGGGCAAAGGTTCGGCACAGGCTTTGCGCGCGCTGTCGGCACAGGTATGGGTCACTGAAATCGATCCGATCTGCGCACTGCAGGCGGCGATGGAAGGCTATCGCGTAGTGACCATGGATTATGCCGCCGAACATGGCGACATCTTCGTGACCGCGACCGGCAACTACCATGTGATCACGCACGAGCACATGAAGAAGATGAAAGACCAGGCAATCGTCTGCAACATCGGCCACTTCGACAATGAAATCGAAGTCGCCGCATTGAAGCAGTACACCTGGGAAAACATCAAGCCGCAGGTCGACCATGTGATTTTCCCCGATGGCAAGCGCATCATCCTGCTGGCCGAAGGCCGCCTGGTCAACCTCGGTTGCGGTACTGGCCATCCGTCGTATGTGATGAGCTCTTCGTTCGCCAACCAGACGATCGCGCAGATCGAGTTGTTCACCAATACCGCGGCTTACCCGGTCGGTGTTTACACCTTGCCCAAGCATCTCGATGAAAAGGTCGCGCGCCTGCAGCTCAAGAAGCTCAATGCGCAACTGACCGTGCTGACCGACGAACAGGCAAACTACATTGGCGTGAAGCAGACCGGCCCGTACAAGCCGGACCACTATCGCTACTAA
- a CDS encoding phage holin family protein, translated as MRLLFAWLINAAALFAVSYLMKTVYVEDFVVALIAALVLGFVNTLIRPVLLLLTLPVTLLTLGLFIFIVNGLMFWAVANFVGGFYVAGFWSAVGGALLYSLISWGLSALLLKK; from the coding sequence ATGCGTTTGCTATTTGCCTGGCTAATCAATGCTGCGGCGCTGTTCGCAGTGTCTTATTTGATGAAGACGGTGTACGTCGAGGACTTCGTGGTTGCCTTGATCGCAGCCCTGGTGCTCGGGTTCGTCAATACACTGATACGACCTGTGCTGTTGCTGTTGACGCTACCGGTGACTTTATTGACGCTGGGATTGTTCATCTTCATCGTCAATGGCTTGATGTTCTGGGCAGTTGCCAATTTCGTCGGCGGTTTCTATGTCGCCGGATTTTGGTCGGCGGTCGGTGGCGCACTGTTATACAGCCTTATCTCGTGGGGACTTTCTGCTCTCCTGCTAAAAAAATGA
- a CDS encoding multifunctional CCA addition/repair protein: protein MKTYVVGGAVRDALLGLPVQDHDHVVVGATPEQMVAQGYTPVGKDFPVFLHPKTHEEYALARTERKTAPGYKGFVFHADADVTLEQDLIRRDLTINAMAQSEDGRIVDPFGGQPDLQAKLFRHVSDAFAEDPVRILRVARFAARFTGFTVAPETNALMRHMVAAGEVDALVPERVWQELSRGLMEAQPSRMFAVLRDCGALARILPELDALWGVPQPEKHHPEIDTGVHVMMVIDYAAQQRFNLAIRCAALMHDLGKGLTPPEEWPKHYGHEGRSVRLVEQVCRRLKIPNDCRDLAVMTAREHGNVARAFELRANTIVTLLERCDGFRKPERFIDMLRASECDHRGRTGFADQPFPQAAYLEVALRAAQSVRSGEVARRYKDQPQKIPEAIHAARVEAVAEVVDTTRRTL from the coding sequence ATGAAAACCTATGTCGTCGGTGGCGCTGTTCGTGATGCTTTGCTCGGTTTGCCGGTGCAGGATCATGATCATGTGGTCGTCGGCGCAACGCCGGAGCAGATGGTTGCGCAGGGTTACACGCCGGTCGGCAAGGATTTCCCGGTATTCCTCCATCCCAAGACGCACGAGGAATATGCGCTGGCGCGTACCGAACGCAAGACCGCGCCCGGCTACAAGGGTTTCGTTTTTCATGCCGATGCCGACGTCACGCTGGAACAGGACCTGATACGGCGCGACCTCACGATCAATGCCATGGCGCAGAGCGAAGATGGCCGGATCGTCGATCCCTTCGGCGGTCAGCCCGATCTGCAGGCAAAGCTGTTCCGCCATGTATCGGATGCCTTTGCCGAAGACCCGGTCCGCATTCTGCGGGTCGCCCGCTTTGCTGCGCGCTTCACCGGCTTTACCGTCGCGCCGGAAACCAATGCGCTGATGCGCCATATGGTCGCGGCCGGCGAAGTCGATGCCCTGGTGCCGGAACGCGTCTGGCAGGAATTGTCGCGCGGCCTGATGGAAGCGCAGCCGTCGCGCATGTTCGCGGTGTTGCGCGATTGCGGCGCATTGGCGCGCATCCTGCCCGAGCTCGATGCGCTGTGGGGTGTTCCGCAACCGGAAAAACATCATCCGGAAATAGACACCGGCGTGCATGTGATGATGGTGATCGACTATGCGGCGCAACAGCGCTTCAACCTGGCGATCCGTTGCGCGGCACTCATGCATGATCTGGGCAAGGGGCTGACGCCCCCCGAAGAATGGCCAAAGCATTACGGTCATGAAGGCCGCAGCGTGCGACTGGTCGAGCAGGTATGCAGGCGCCTTAAAATTCCCAACGACTGCCGCGATCTCGCCGTCATGACCGCGCGCGAACATGGCAATGTCGCACGCGCGTTTGAACTGCGCGCCAATACCATCGTGACCCTGCTCGAACGCTGCGACGGGTTTCGCAAGCCGGAACGCTTCATCGACATGTTGCGCGCTTCCGAATGCGACCATCGCGGGCGCACTGGATTCGCCGATCAGCCGTTTCCGCAGGCGGCCTATCTCGAAGTTGCCTTGCGAGCCGCGCAATCAGTCAGGTCCGGCGAGGTGGCACGCCGCTACAAGGATCAGCCGCAAAAGATCCCGGAAGCCATTCATGCGGCGCGAGTCGAAGCGGTTGCTGAAGTGGTCGATACGACGCGGCGTACGCTCTGA
- the metF gene encoding methylenetetrahydrofolate reductase [NAD(P)H], whose product MTQKNFSIEFYPPKTPEGAEKLRVTRAKLAELHPKYFSVTFGAGGSTQKGTLETVLEIKREGHEAAPHLSCIGSSRESLRAILGEYKANGIRRVVALRGDLPSGYGASGEFRYANELVEFIRAETGDWFHIEVAAYPETHPQARSPQDDVQSFARKVKAGANAAITQYFYNADAYFRFVDDAHKAGVDVPIVAGIMPITNYSQLMRFSDMCGAEIPRWIRLKLASFGDDSESIKAFGLDVVTGLCERLLAGGVPGMHFYTLNQAAATTALWKRLKLSE is encoded by the coding sequence ATGACTCAGAAAAATTTCAGCATCGAGTTTTATCCGCCCAAGACGCCGGAAGGGGCGGAAAAACTGCGCGTCACGCGCGCCAAACTGGCGGAATTGCATCCCAAGTATTTTTCGGTAACCTTTGGCGCCGGCGGTTCGACGCAAAAAGGCACGCTCGAAACGGTATTGGAAATTAAGCGTGAAGGACATGAAGCCGCGCCGCATCTGTCTTGCATCGGCAGCTCGCGCGAAAGCCTGCGCGCCATACTCGGCGAATACAAGGCCAATGGCATCCGTCGCGTGGTTGCCTTGCGCGGCGACCTGCCTAGCGGTTACGGTGCTTCGGGCGAATTCCGCTATGCCAACGAACTGGTGGAATTCATTCGTGCTGAAACCGGCGACTGGTTTCATATCGAAGTCGCGGCTTATCCGGAAACCCATCCGCAAGCCCGTTCGCCACAAGACGATGTGCAAAGCTTTGCACGCAAGGTCAAGGCTGGAGCGAATGCCGCAATCACCCAGTATTTCTACAATGCCGACGCGTATTTCCGCTTCGTCGACGATGCGCACAAGGCTGGCGTGGACGTACCTATCGTGGCGGGCATCATGCCGATCACCAATTACTCGCAGCTGATGCGGTTTTCCGACATGTGCGGCGCCGAAATCCCGCGCTGGATACGCTTGAAGCTCGCCAGCTTCGGCGACGACAGCGAATCGATCAAAGCTTTCGGTCTGGATGTGGTGACCGGATTGTGCGAGCGCTTGCTGGCCGGCGGCGTGCCGGGTATGCATTTCTATACGTTGAATCAGGCGGCGGCCACGACTGCGTTGTGGAAGCGTCTGAAGTTGTCTGAATAG
- a CDS encoding 5-formyltetrahydrofolate cyclo-ligase — protein sequence MPESSPTKTILRQELLADRQAIVPEVRRQSDRSIGERLIAWLDSHPVAVLGVYWPIRGEPDLRDAYGIIAARGVQLALPVVVEKNTALRFLRWTPGDSMRKDSYGVAIPACEIDMTPQTVLVPCIGFNHMRYRLGYGGGFYDRTLAGIPRPAAIGIAYASALATFSPDAHDIALDAVITESATY from the coding sequence ATGCCAGAATCAAGCCCGACAAAAACCATCCTGCGACAGGAGCTGCTTGCCGACAGACAAGCGATTGTGCCCGAAGTTCGTCGCCAATCCGATCGATCGATCGGCGAACGACTGATCGCGTGGCTGGATTCGCATCCGGTTGCGGTACTTGGTGTGTATTGGCCGATACGCGGCGAGCCCGATCTGCGCGATGCATACGGCATCATCGCTGCGCGCGGCGTGCAGCTGGCATTGCCGGTCGTGGTAGAAAAAAACACAGCGCTGCGATTCCTGCGCTGGACACCGGGCGACAGCATGCGCAAGGACAGCTACGGCGTCGCGATTCCCGCTTGCGAGATCGACATGACGCCGCAAACGGTGCTCGTGCCCTGCATCGGATTCAATCACATGCGCTATCGGCTCGGATATGGCGGAGGTTTCTATGATCGTACGCTGGCGGGCATACCGCGTCCGGCGGCGATCGGCATTGCCTATGCATCGGCACTGGCTACATTTTCACCGGATGCACATGACATCGCACTGGATGCGGTGATTACGGAGTCGGCAACGTACTGA
- a CDS encoding lytic transglycosylase domain-containing protein: protein MFAMKWMAGVTLAAASVVLLAPVAEAKKTAAAATFANDDDAFLALRDAARNGDAARASDLASRLGNYAIPSYVDYFRLRPRIGSASEQEIRDYLQRYDGQAIADRLRNDWLLELGRTRNWTLFDEQYPLFVLDDDTQLKCYALMSKVAKGQSVTDEARAVMVAPQNYGEACPSLVSALAQAGQFTADDVWAQIRLIAESGFPGMIRRLAPLTEISDTVLMQALEKPDAILARGPGSGRAAHQVFILALGRSAKNNPTHAVNVLVPAADRLNERELAQAWAQIALQASLKLAPEAVVYWHRTEGAPLTTEGYQWKVRAALRAGEWKLVKATIDAMPAALASDPAWIYWLGRAYRAEGKTELAQKQFESIAEQTNFYGQLALEELGRKIVIPPRAQAVTADELAPMANNAGFRRALKFFDLNMRFEGYREWNWELRKMNDRQHLAAAEFARQKTVLDRMVNTSDRTKTEFDFTQRFPSPFRDVMQASTERLGLDMAWVYGLIRQESRFILNARSHVGASGLMQLMPATAKFVARKIGMNDFSQGQVNDISTNITLGTNYLNMVLNDLDGSQAMATAAYNAGPGRPRAWRSTLPRAVDGAIFAESIPFNETRDYVKKVLSNATYYAALFEGKPQSLKARLGMVAPKGFAPSDLP, encoded by the coding sequence ATGTTTGCAATGAAATGGATGGCCGGCGTGACGCTTGCCGCAGCGTCGGTTGTGCTTTTGGCACCCGTCGCGGAAGCAAAGAAAACGGCGGCTGCCGCAACCTTCGCCAACGACGATGACGCCTTCCTGGCGCTGCGCGACGCCGCGCGTAATGGTGATGCCGCACGCGCCTCCGATCTTGCTTCCCGCCTTGGCAATTATGCCATTCCTTCCTATGTCGATTATTTCCGCTTGCGGCCGCGCATCGGCAGCGCATCCGAGCAGGAGATTCGCGATTATCTGCAGCGCTACGATGGTCAGGCGATTGCCGATCGTCTGCGCAACGACTGGCTGCTCGAGCTTGGCCGCACGCGTAACTGGACGCTGTTCGATGAGCAATACCCATTGTTTGTATTGGATGACGATACGCAGCTTAAATGCTATGCCTTGATGTCGAAAGTCGCCAAAGGTCAGAGCGTGACCGATGAAGCGCGCGCCGTCATGGTCGCTCCGCAAAATTATGGCGAAGCCTGTCCATCGCTGGTGAGCGCTCTAGCGCAGGCAGGACAATTCACCGCGGACGATGTCTGGGCTCAGATCCGCCTGATTGCGGAATCCGGCTTTCCTGGCATGATCCGCCGTCTTGCCCCGTTGACCGAGATTAGCGACACTGTATTGATGCAGGCGCTGGAAAAACCGGATGCGATCCTTGCGCGCGGCCCCGGCAGCGGACGCGCCGCGCACCAAGTCTTTATTCTCGCACTTGGCCGCAGCGCAAAAAACAATCCCACACACGCCGTCAATGTGCTGGTGCCTGCCGCCGATCGGCTCAATGAGCGTGAACTCGCGCAAGCCTGGGCGCAGATCGCCTTGCAGGCTTCGCTCAAGCTTGCTCCTGAAGCCGTGGTGTACTGGCATCGTACCGAGGGCGCGCCGCTGACAACCGAAGGCTATCAATGGAAGGTGCGCGCCGCCTTGCGCGCCGGCGAATGGAAACTGGTCAAGGCCACCATCGATGCGATGCCGGCCGCGCTGGCATCCGATCCCGCATGGATCTATTGGCTTGGCCGCGCCTATCGCGCCGAAGGCAAAACTGAACTGGCGCAAAAGCAGTTCGAGAGCATCGCGGAACAGACAAATTTCTATGGACAGCTCGCGCTGGAAGAACTGGGCCGCAAGATCGTGATTCCTCCGCGTGCGCAAGCGGTGACCGCCGACGAGCTTGCTCCGATGGCAAACAATGCAGGCTTCCGCCGTGCGCTCAAATTCTTCGATCTCAACATGCGTTTCGAAGGTTATCGCGAGTGGAATTGGGAATTGCGCAAGATGAACGATCGCCAGCATCTGGCCGCTGCCGAATTCGCCCGGCAAAAGACTGTGCTTGATCGGATGGTCAATACCTCGGATCGCACCAAGACGGAATTCGACTTTACCCAGCGTTTTCCCTCGCCTTTCCGTGATGTGATGCAAGCATCGACCGAGCGCCTGGGCCTGGACATGGCATGGGTTTACGGCCTGATCCGCCAGGAATCGCGCTTCATTCTGAATGCGCGTTCGCATGTCGGCGCTTCCGGCCTGATGCAATTGATGCCGGCGACTGCGAAGTTCGTCGCACGCAAGATCGGCATGAATGACTTTTCGCAGGGGCAGGTCAACGACATCAGTACCAACATTACACTCGGCACCAATTACCTCAATATGGTGCTCAATGATCTGGACGGATCGCAGGCAATGGCGACGGCCGCATATAACGCCGGTCCGGGCCGTCCCAGAGCCTGGCGGTCCACCTTGCCGCGGGCTGTCGACGGTGCGATCTTTGCCGAGTCGATTCCCTTCAACGAAACACGGGATTACGTAAAGAAGGTGTTGTCGAATGCTACCTATTACGCTGCGCTATTCGAAGGCAAGCCGCAATCGCTGAAAGCGCGTCTTGGCATGGTTGCACCGAAGGGATTCGCTCCAAGCGACTTGCCGTGA
- a CDS encoding lysophospholipid acyltransferase family protein — protein sequence MLVSLFRLLSRLPLPVLHAIGAILGWLVYLLTPSYRRRLKSNITAAGFGDHLSSAITEAGKNILELPFVWCAPPQRVIDSTRIENWDIVQAAFDAGRGVVFLTPHLGCFEITAQIVGTKTPLTVLYRPPHKEALKPLIEGARARGQLRLAPANLSGVRMLLKALRQGEPVGVLPDQVPQHGEGVWAEFFGKPAYTMTLPVKLHQLSGAPIILTYAERLPHGAGYVMRFVAFDETLGDTQQQQARAINAAMEKLIAQSPAQYFWSYNRYKVPDGVTPPHLQEGHS from the coding sequence ATGCTTGTCTCTCTTTTTCGCCTGCTTTCTAGGCTGCCATTACCGGTTTTGCATGCAATTGGCGCCATTCTTGGCTGGCTGGTGTATCTGCTCACGCCTTCCTATCGCCGTAGACTGAAAAGCAACATTACTGCTGCCGGCTTCGGCGACCATTTATCTTCGGCAATTACGGAAGCAGGCAAGAACATCCTGGAACTACCCTTCGTCTGGTGTGCCCCGCCACAGCGGGTGATCGATAGCACCCGTATCGAAAACTGGGATATCGTGCAGGCCGCCTTTGATGCCGGACGCGGTGTCGTATTTTTGACACCGCATCTGGGCTGCTTTGAAATCACCGCGCAAATCGTTGGCACCAAGACACCATTGACCGTGCTTTACCGCCCTCCGCACAAGGAAGCGCTGAAACCATTGATCGAAGGCGCACGCGCACGCGGGCAGTTGCGCCTCGCGCCAGCCAACCTGTCGGGCGTACGCATGCTGCTCAAAGCCTTGCGGCAGGGCGAACCGGTCGGCGTGCTGCCGGACCAGGTGCCGCAGCATGGCGAAGGCGTGTGGGCCGAATTCTTTGGCAAACCGGCGTATACGATGACGCTGCCGGTCAAGCTGCATCAACTATCGGGCGCGCCTATCATCCTGACTTATGCCGAACGCCTGCCGCACGGTGCTGGATATGTGATGCGCTTCGTTGCCTTTGACGAAACGCTCGGCGATACCCAGCAACAACAGGCGCGCGCGATCAATGCCGCGATGGAAAAATTGATCGCACAGAGTCCGGCGCAGTATTTCTGGAGCTATAACCGTTACAAGGTTCCTGACGGCGTCACCCCACCCCATTTACAAGAAGGCCACTCATGA
- the metK gene encoding methionine adenosyltransferase has product MANEYLFTSESVSEGHPDKVADQISDAILDAILTQDPKARVAAETLCNTGLVVLAGEITTHANVDYISVARDTIKRIGYDNADYGIDYKSCAVMVCYDKQSPDIAQGVDEGKGIDLDQGAGDQGLMFGYACDETPELMPAAIYYAHRIVERQSQLRKDGRLPWLRPDAKSQVTLRYVDGVPVAIDTIVLSTQHAPDIEHKTIEEAAIEEIINPVVPKEWLKNTRYLINPTGRFVIGGPQGDCGLTGRKIIVDTYGGAAPHGGGAFSGKDPSKVDRSAAYAGRYVAKNIVAAGLAKRCQIQVSYAIGIARPTSVMVTTFGTGKVSDEHLSQLVQELFDLRPKGIVQMLDLLRPVYAKTAAYGHFGREEPEFSWERTDKAAALRAAAGL; this is encoded by the coding sequence ATGGCAAATGAATATCTGTTTACTTCCGAATCCGTATCCGAAGGTCATCCCGACAAAGTCGCGGACCAAATCTCGGATGCGATCCTCGACGCAATCCTGACGCAAGATCCGAAAGCCCGTGTCGCAGCGGAAACGCTGTGCAATACCGGTCTGGTCGTGCTCGCCGGCGAAATCACCACGCACGCCAACGTCGATTACATCAGCGTCGCGCGCGATACCATCAAGCGTATCGGCTACGACAACGCCGACTACGGCATCGATTACAAGAGTTGCGCGGTGATGGTCTGCTACGACAAGCAGTCGCCCGACATTGCACAGGGCGTCGATGAAGGCAAGGGCATCGACCTGGACCAGGGTGCTGGCGACCAGGGCCTGATGTTCGGCTATGCCTGCGATGAAACACCGGAACTGATGCCGGCCGCAATCTACTATGCACACCGCATCGTCGAGCGCCAGTCGCAACTGCGCAAAGATGGCCGCCTGCCATGGTTGCGTCCGGATGCCAAGTCGCAGGTCACGCTGCGCTATGTGGATGGCGTGCCGGTCGCGATTGACACCATCGTGCTGTCGACCCAGCATGCACCAGATATCGAGCACAAGACCATCGAAGAAGCAGCGATCGAAGAAATCATCAATCCGGTCGTGCCGAAGGAATGGCTGAAAAACACCCGTTACCTGATCAATCCGACCGGGCGTTTCGTAATCGGCGGTCCTCAGGGCGATTGCGGCCTGACCGGCCGCAAGATTATCGTCGACACCTACGGCGGTGCGGCGCCGCACGGCGGCGGCGCGTTTTCGGGCAAGGATCCATCGAAGGTCGACCGCTCGGCCGCCTATGCAGGTCGTTACGTCGCCAAGAATATCGTGGCCGCCGGCCTGGCAAAGCGCTGCCAGATCCAGGTGTCCTATGCGATCGGCATCGCCCGTCCGACCTCGGTCATGGTGACGACCTTCGGTACCGGGAAGGTCAGCGACGAGCATCTGTCCCAGCTGGTACAGGAATTGTTCGACCTGCGTCCGAAAGGCATCGTGCAGATGCTGGACCTGCTGCGTCCGGTCTATGCAAAGACTGCGGCCTACGGCCACTTTGGCCGTGAAGAGCCGGAGTTTTCCTGGGAGCGTACTGACAAGGCTGCGGCATTGCGCGCGGCAGCGGGGCTGTAA
- a CDS encoding glutathione S-transferase family protein, producing MHTTELDPTLSQTLDAAGKAGYKLIIGNKNYSSWSMRPWVAMKAFGIPFEEVRISLGRADTSSRIAQHSNAGRVPVLVAGETTVWDSLAICEFLAEQFPDKAMWPQEITARAMARSICAEMHSGFTGLRSAMWMNVKASFPGKGRTPEAQSDIARICEIWDDCLARSGPHHFLFGDFSIADAYFAPVVMRFRTYGVWLAPSLQAYVDRVIAHPAVAQWMEEALRESESLEKYDTYPD from the coding sequence ATGCACACCACAGAACTCGACCCGACTCTTTCGCAAACACTGGATGCCGCCGGCAAGGCAGGCTACAAGCTCATCATCGGCAACAAAAACTATTCATCCTGGTCCATGCGGCCTTGGGTGGCGATGAAAGCCTTCGGCATTCCTTTTGAAGAAGTACGGATTTCGCTTGGTCGCGCCGATACGTCGTCCCGCATTGCACAGCATTCCAACGCAGGCCGGGTGCCGGTGCTCGTGGCGGGAGAAACCACGGTCTGGGATTCGTTGGCCATCTGTGAATTCCTGGCCGAACAATTTCCCGACAAGGCGATGTGGCCGCAGGAAATCACAGCCCGCGCCATGGCACGGTCGATATGCGCGGAAATGCATTCGGGCTTTACCGGCTTGCGTTCCGCCATGTGGATGAATGTCAAGGCCAGCTTTCCAGGCAAGGGACGCACGCCGGAAGCCCAGTCTGACATCGCCCGCATTTGCGAGATCTGGGACGATTGCCTCGCGCGCTCCGGACCGCATCATTTCCTGTTCGGCGATTTTTCGATTGCCGATGCCTATTTCGCCCCCGTCGTCATGCGCTTTCGTACCTATGGGGTCTGGCTGGCGCCGTCGCTGCAGGCCTATGTCGACCGTGTGATTGCCCATCCCGCCGTCGCGCAATGGATGGAAGAGGCGCTGCGGGAAAGCGAGTCGCTGGAAAAGTACGATACCTATCCGGATTGA